A segment of the Streptomyces sp. XD-27 genome:
GCGGCCGCGCGCATCGCGGTGAGCAGCGCGCCGTCGTGCACCGCGCGCGGCAGGGCGTATCCGCTGAAGCGTTCGTGCAGGTCGAGGCAGGTGTGGACGCCTATGGAATGCCTCCGTACGGACAGCAGGGCGGCCAGCGACCGCGGGGCGAACTCGGCCTTGCCCTGGGCCTCGCGCGTGTAGGCGCGCAGATAGTCGACCCAGTTGGCCCGGGTGCGCTCCCGCCAGACCGGCGGCATCCCCGAGTCGAGGCGCTGCCACAGGTCCCGGAAGCTCGCGAGCAGCGGGTGCGCTTCGACGTCGGTCGGCACCGCGGGCGTCGGCTCGCGGGTGATGCCCACGAGGTCGTCCACGAGCCGGGACACGGCATCCGGCCGGCAGCCCAGCGCGCCGTCGAACTGGTCGTCGAAGACGAAGACCCAGCCGTTGATGTCGTTCGCCAGGTCGAGTTCGGCGCCGGTGGCCTGCGGCCAGAACAGCGCCGACAGCCGGTCCAGGCGCAGCGCGTCGTACTCCGCGACCGCCGCGTCCTCCGCGAAGACGCCGAACCGGCGTAACCAGTTGATGGTGTGGACGCGGGCGGCTTCGCCGTCCGGGCTGACCGCACGTCCGGCCGGGATGTCGAGCAGCGCGATCCGCCGCGCAAGCTCCGATCGCTGGGCTCGTGGTCGTACCGTCATGTCCATCGTTCCCCCACCGCCCTCAGTCGCATGGCTGGTCAACGGCAATCGAGCAGGTTGTCTGAAAATAGGCTCGGACTTCAACGAAGCCCTATCGTTCCGTGATCACGGTCCGACCGAAAGTGTCATTGTCGAATTGGCGTGTGCCAGTGGCTCATGCCAGCCCGAATTCGCCCATGGGGGTGCTACGGAGCGTCCCGCAGTACTACGCTCAGCGTTACCTGCCGAAAGGGACGGAGTATGATCGAGGGCGTGGACAGCGGGGGCCGAAAGAGCCGCGGGTTACTGGAGCGGGACTCCGAACTCGACGCGGTCGACAGCATATTGGACGATCTCTGCGGGATCGGAGCCCGAGCCGGAGCCGGCCTGGTCGCCACCGGAGGGGTGATCGCGTTCGCGGGCCCGGCGGGCGTCGGCAAGACCGTGCTCCTGGGCGAGCTGCGCCGCGGCGCGCTGGACCGCGGCTGCACCGTGCTGTCCGCGCGCGGCGGCGAACACGAACAGGGCGTGGCCTTCCACGTCGTACGCCAGCTCGTGCAGCCGGTGCTCGCGGCGGCGGCCGAGGAGGAGCAACGCGCCATCCTGGGCAGCTGGTACGACATCGTGGCGCCCGCCGTCGGACTGGTGGTCCCCTCGGGCGGCGGCGCCCCCGACCCGCAAGGCGTCCGCGACGGCATCGACTGGCTCGTCACCCGGTTCGCCGTGCAGCAGGCACCGGTCGTCATCATCCTGGACGACGCGCACTGGGCGGACGCCGAGTCCCTGGACTGGCTCACCGCGTTCGCGCCCCGCACCGCGGACCTGCCCCTGCTCCTCGCCACTGGCTACCGTCCCGACGACCTGTCGGCGGACGCCGTCGCCTTCCGCAGGCTCACCGAGCGCCAGGGCTCCCGGCCGCACGTGCTGGCCCCGCTGACCCCGCACGCGGTCGGCCGCCTGCTGCGCGACCGGCTCGGCGAGGACGCCGACGACGCGTTCTGCCGCGAGTGCTGGGCCGTCACCGGCGGCAACCCGTTCGAGGTCACCGAACTGGCCGCCAAGGTCCGCGACCGCGACCTCAAACCCCTGTCGGCGAACATCGCCGAGCTGCGCGGACTGGTCTCCACGGCCAAGGAGAACGGCCTGTGCGAGCGGATGGAGCGGCTCGGCAGCGAGGCCGTCCGCCTCGCCATGGCCATCGCCGTGCTCGGCGCCGAGGCCACCCCGGCACTGGCCGCCAACATCGCCGCCCTCAGCGCCGGGCGGACCGCCGAGCTCATCGCGGGACTCCGCGGCGCCCGGATCCTCGCCCGCGGCGGACCCGGCCAGGACCAGGTCGAGTTCTTCCACCCGACGATCGCCACCGCCGTGTACCGGTCGATCCCGCCCGCCATGCGCGTCGCGATGCACGGCCAGGCCGCCACCGTCGTCATCGACGCGGGCCGCGGCGCGCTCGCCGCCAGCCGGCACATGCTGGAGATGCACCCCGAGGGCGACACCTGGGTGGTCGGCCAGCTCCGCGAGGCGGCCCGCGACTTCCTGCGCGCCGGCGCCCCGGACGCCGCGCGCCGCTGCCTGGAGCGGGCCCTGCGCGAGCCGCCGAGCCTGGACGACCGGGCCGCCGTCCTGTTCGAACTCGGCTGCTCCGCCGCCCTCACCGAACCCGCGACGACCGTCAACCACCTGCGGGCCGCCCTCGACGAGCCGATCCTGGACCCCGCGCTCCGCGAAGCGGTCACCGTCCGGCTCGCCCAGGCGTACGCGCACAGCGGCCGGATGGCCGAGGCGGAGCGCACCGTCGCCGAAGAGGCCCGGCGGGCCGCCAGCACCAGGACCCGGCTGCGCATGCAGGTCGAGCAGTTCACCTGGAACGCCTTCCGCGCCGACGAGGAGGACTCACCCGCCCGCTCCCGGCGGCTGGCCCGGCTCGTCGACCGGCTCGGCGGCCGCGGACGGGCGGAGCGCTATCTGCTGGGGCTGCGGGCCTTCGACGCGGTGGTGCGCGGCGAACCCTCCGGCACCGCCCTGCGCTACGCCGAGGAGGCCCTCGGCGGCGGGCTCAGCTGGACCGAGGACGACTGGGGCTTCGAGGTCCCCGTCAGCGTCGCCCTCACCTTCATGTACTGCGACGAGCCCGGACGCGCCGAGGAGCTGTTCAGCGAGGGCATCGCCGCATGCGAGCGCAAGGGCTGGCGCGGCTCCCACCTCGCGTTCGGGCTCACCCTGCTCGGGTACATCCGCTACCGGCGCGGCCGGCTCGCCGAGGCCGAGGAACTGGTCCGCGAGGGACTGCGGATCGCCGCCCGGGTCGGCACCTCCACGCCCGCCCAGTGGGCCGCGGTCGGCACCCTCGTCCAGACGCTGCTCGCCACCGGCCGGGTCGCCGAGGCACAGGAGATGGCCGCCGCCCACGGGTACGGCCGCGTGGTCCCCGAGGCCGTGGTGTACCCGGACTCCCAGGCCGTCTACGGCGAACTGCTGCTGGCCGGCAACCTGCACCGCGAGGCACGGCAGCAGCTCACCGCGGCCGGCCGTCGGCTCGACCGGCGCGGGATGCGCAACCCCGCCTGGTGCCCCTGGCAGCTCCACCTCTCCCAGGCCCTCGCGCACACCGAACCCGACCGCGCCCTGGAGGTCTCCCACGAAGCGGTACGCCGGGCCCGGCAGTTCGGCACCGCGTCCGCCATCGGCCAGGCCCTGCACAGCGCCGCGACCGTGGCCAGGGGACCGGAGCGGATCAAGCTCCTCGCCGAGGCCGTCAGCCACCTGGAGCGCTCGCCGTCCGCCTACGACCTCGCGCTGGCGCTGGTCGACCACGGCGCCGCGCTGCGGCGGCTCGGCCTGCCCCAGGAAGCGGGCGACCGGCTCTACCGGGGACTGGAGGGCGCCCTCCACTGCGGCGCCGACGCGCTGGTGGCCCGCGCCCGCGACGAGCTGTCCGCCATCGGGCTCCGCCCCATGCAGCTGCGCGTCGCGGAGAGCGGCACCCTCACCCGGCAGGAGCAGGCCGCCGCCGAGCGCGCCGCGGCCGGGGAGCCCGACGTCCGTATCGCGGACGAGCTGGGGATGACCGAGCAGGACGTGGCCCGGCTGCTGTCCAACGTCTACCGCAAGGTCGGCACCAACCGGTCCGGGCTCGCCACCCTGATAGAGCCCGGCGAGGACGCCGACCGGCAGGCCCGCTGACCGGCCGCGCGGGGCAGCCGTCCGGGACCGTGCCGGCCGCTCCCCGCGCGGCGTGGCGGGCCGCCGGACACGTACCATGTCCCCATGTCGTTCCTCCGCCGCCGCAGCGCTCCCACACCCACCGGCCCGGACTTCGACGTCCTTGCCATGGACCCGGGCGACTGGCCCGGCGATCTCGGGGCCGGACTGCTGCCCGCGCCGGACGGCAGCTGCCAGGGGGTCTTCCTGCGCTACGACCTGTTCGGCGGCCGCGGACCAGCCATGATCATCGGCAATCTGCCGGCGGGGTCGCCGGTCCGCGAGCTGGCCGAGGGCCAGGTGCCGTTCGAGGTCACGCAGCTCCTCTCCGCCCTCGGCAACGAGGAGCCGGTGGAGGTGCTGGACACCGAGGACACCCCGGTGATGCACGAGGACAACCTGCTCATCGTGCGCCGGATCAAGATCTCCGAGAGCCGGGTCTCCTGTGTCCAGTTCGACCGCAGCGACGGCGTGCTCGTGACCATCGCCAGCTGGGACCGGCCGATCACCGACGACCTCTACCGGCTGCTCAAGCCGCTGCCCGCGGAGATGTTCCAGCAGGGCTGACCGCCCGCTCCGGCGGGGCGGCACACGCGCGGCGTACGGGGCCGGGTGTCCGGCGGACGCCGCGCGCGTGCCCAGGGGCCCGGTCTACCACCCCGCCGAATGACGCACCGTCACATCGCCGGCCTTCACGAACGCCACCCGGTGCCCGAACTGGATCTGGTAGTACGTCTCCGCACCCCGCACCACCTTGTGCCCGGCGGGGTCGAACGTCGTCGCCCACAGATACTCGCCGCGGGTCGCGAGCCCCAGGGCGTAGCGCTGCCCCGCGAGCAGCTTGTACGGCAGCGGCGAGACCGCCTGCACCGGGACGCCCTCCGGGTACGCCTCCTTCTCCGGGTACGCGCGTCCGTACACCGGTACCTCGGCCGACCCCTCCTTCGGCGTCACGACCCACCCGGCGGCGTCCACCGCGGTCGGCTGCCCCGCCGGGTTGCGGAACCACGCCTTCTGCCCCAGGTACCAGATCGCCGTCCAGTCGCCGGCGCGCTCCGCGACCGCGTATCGCTGGCCCGTGGACGCCCGCGCGCCCGTGTCGTTGACGCCGGTGGTCGACGGGCCGCCGTCGGGTCGCAGCCCGATGTCCTGGACCAGCGGAGCCGTGTCGCTCGGCGCGGTGTGCAGCCGCACCGCACCCGAGCCGTGCGGCGGGCACGCGTCGGCGGGCTTCACGCAGCCCGTGTACAGCGGCTGGTGCGTGTCGTAGTCGGGGCGGATGGTGACCAGACCGCCGTGCGGCCCGGCCGTACGGGTGAAGGGCGCGCCCAGCAGCCTGAAGTAGTGCGCCCAGTCCCAGTACGGGCCGGGGTCGGTGTGCATGCCCTTGATCGCCGGGGTCAGGGTGCCCGGCACGGTGTCGTGCCCCAGGATGTGCTGCCGGTCCAGCGGGATGCCGTACTTCCCCGCCAGGTGCCGCACCAGCCGGGCGGAGGTGCGGTACATCGCCTCCGTGTACCAGGCGTCGGGCGCGGCCAGGAACCCCTCGTGCTCCAGGCCCACGGACTTGGCGTTGACGTACCAGTTGCCCGCGTGCCAGCCGATGTCCCTGGTGGCCAGATGCTGCGCGATGTGCCCGTCGGCGGAGCGCAGCGAGTAGTGCCAGGACACGTATTTCGGGTCCTGCACCAGCTTCAGGGTGGTGTCCCACGTGGCCTCGGTGTCGTGGATGACGATGTAGTCGATCTTCTGGGACACCGGGCGGCTGCCCTTGTCGTGGTTGCCGTAGTCGCCGTCCCCGAGGTCCTGGTACGGGGCCGGGATCCACTCGCACGCCACGGTCCAGGGGCACTCCACGTGCCCGTCCCGGGCCTGCCGCCGCAGCCCCAGCGCGCTCAGCTGCCGGGTCCTGGGGGTGAGCGAGGGGGCGGCGTCGAGCACCACCCGCTGGCCCGCCTCGGTGACGCGCCGCTCGCCGTCGCGGATCACCGTGAAGACGTCGTCGGCGAAGACCTTGGCGGTGCCGGCGTCCGAGGCCCCGGAGTAGTCCGCCACGGCGGCGTACCAGTCGGCGGGGTCGGCACTCAGCGGCAGCCCCAGTCTGCGCTGGGTGGCTGCCAGCAGCGCGGCGCCACCGCGCACGTTGGCCGCCTCGTCGCGGCGCAGCGCGTCGGCGGCCAGTCCGGTCAGCTCCGCCGCGCGCTCCAGGGTGCGCAGCCGCGCCGGGAGCGAGGCCGGCGCGGGCGCCGCGGGCCGTTCGGCATCGGCGGTCCGCACCGCGCGCGCGGAGTCCCCGCGCGCGTCCTCGGTGCCGTGTCCGTGGTGCGGCGCCTCGGCCAGGGCGGTCGCCGCGTCGGTGAGGTGCATCGGGCCGTAGCCGCCGGTGACGCTCGGCGCGCCCCGGTGCCCGTCCCAGCGGGACTCCAGATACGACACGCCCAGCAGCACGCTCCGCGGTACGTGGTACCGCTCGGCCGCGTCGGCGAAGGCCCGCTGGAGGGTGTCGGACCGCGGCGGGGCCGCCGTGGCGGACGGCGCCGCGGCGAGCAGGGGCAGGAGCAGGGCCGTGGCCGCGGCGGCGCCCGCGGCCCGCAGGCCGATCGTGCGGCGGGCGGTTCGGGTACGGGCGCGTGGCTGGGGGGATCCTCGCAATGCAGCCTCCTCGGGGTGGGCCGTGCCATGCGCCCCCGGCCCGGGAGGTGTCCCCAGGTGGTGTGGCGCCGGCCGGCCGGTGCGGGGCCGAACTGCACCTAGAGGTAATCGCTGCCGGATGTTCCGTCAATCATGTCCGTGACAAGGCGGGTTGGCGTGTCGGCGCCCGCGCCACCGGTCCGCCACCGGTGGCGCTCCTCCGTCGGTCAGCGGGTCCCCACCGCGGCCCGTACCGCACGCCGTGCGAGCGCGCAGTCGTCGTGCAGCCTGCGCAGCAGCAACCGGTGCTCCTCGCCGGCCGCGGCCGCGCCCGGCGTCACCGGAGCCGGGTCGGTCATGGTGCGCTGCACGGCCGTCTCGTACCGGCGGATCTCCCGGGTCAGTACGAGCATCAGGTTCACCAGGAAGGCGTCCCGTGCCGCCGGGCCGTCCGCCTGCGCCAGCCCGCTGATCTCGCGCCGCGCGCCGGGGGCGTCGCCGAGCGCGGTCCACAGCGTCGCCAGGTCGTACCCGGGCAGGTACCAGCCCGCGTGGTCCCAGTCGATCAGCACCGGGCCGGCGGGGGAGAGCAGGATGTTGTTGAGCAGGGCGTCGCCGTGGCAGAACTGGCCGCGGCTCTGCCGCCCCGGGGCGTGCGCCAGCCCGTGCATGAGCTTCTGCAGGTCGCCCATGTCCCGGTCGGTGAGCAGCCCCAGCTCGTGGTAGCGCGTCAGCCGGGCGCCGTAGTCGAGCGGCGCGTCGAACCGGCCGGCCGGCGGGCGCCAGCCGTTGATCCGGCAGATCGCGGCGATCGCGGCCCGGATGTCGGCCCGGGGCGGCGGCTCGACCGGATGCCGCTGGGCGGCCGCGACCCGGCCGGGCATCCGCTCGATGACCAGTGTGCAGTTGTCCGGGTCCGCGGCGATCAGCCGGGGTACGCGCACCGGGGGTCGGTGCCGGACGAACGTGCGGTATGTCGCTATTTCTCCTTGGAACCGCTCCGCCCACGCCGACGAGTGGTCCAGCAGGCACTTGGCCACCGCGGTGCTGCGCCCTGTGGTGCCCACCAGGAGTACGGTCCGCCCGCTCCGCCGGAGCACCTGGACGGGGTTGAACTCCGGGCAGATCCGGTGCACCGCGGTGATCGCCGTGCGCAGCTGCGCGCCCTGCGGGCCGGACAGGTCGAGCCGTCCGCCCAGCGGCTGCGGCGCGAGTGCCTGGGCTCGCCGTGCCCGTCCGCCATGGGTGGGGTCGAGGAAGGGCCCTCCGCCGGGGTGCGGCTGGCGGTAGGGCCGGGATGGAGCGGACACGGAGGACGATGCTGCGTACATGGGCAATACAGATCCCTTCGCGTGCCGACGAGTTGCGTGCGTCCCCGGCCCCGGGCCGCGAGGCCGCACCCTGGGGAATGCGGTCCGGCCGCCGGGCCGGGGGCGCGTTCCTACACCACACCCCGTCGTGGGTGGCGCACCAAATGGCGGGGGTAGCGAACCCTGGCGAATAGTCGCGTGGCCCGTGACAGGTGGTTAATGTCGAAACCAGCCGAGGAACCTGGGGGCTTGACGTGACGAGGGAACCCAACGCCCGACTTGCGGACTTGTTCGGTCTCGCCGGATGGTCCAAAGGGGAGCTCGCGAGGCTCGTGAACCGGAAAGCGGCAGCCATGGGCTATCCGCAACTGGCGACCGACACCTCTCGGGTCCGGCGCTGGATCGAGACCGGCGAGACGCCGCGCGATCCCGTGCCGAAGGTCTTGGCAGCCCTGTTCACCGAGCGTCTCGGTCGTGTTGTGACCACCGAAGACCTCGGTTTCGGGCGACAACGACGCACGGGGAGAAGGAAGTCCGGCGACTCCCTGCCCTGGGCGCCCGATCGTGTGGCCGGGGTCCTCACCGAATTCACGGGAATGGACCTTATGTTCAACCGACGCGGCTTGGTGGGCGCCGGAGCGGCGCTCGCCGCAGGCTCAGTACTCAGCAACGCCATGTACGACTGGCTGCACACCGACCCGGCCCTCGCCACCGACGCCCCCGACTCGACACCCCCCTGAACGCCGAACCGGCGGGCTTCGACCCCTACGAGGCGGCGCCCGTCGGCTCCACGGAAGTCGCCGCGCTGGAGCGCTCGGTGGACATCTTCCGCGCCTGGGACGCCTCCCGCGGCGGCGGGCTGCAG
Coding sequences within it:
- a CDS encoding isoafricanol synthase gives rise to the protein MTVRPRAQRSELARRIALLDIPAGRAVSPDGEAARVHTINWLRRFGVFAEDAAVAEYDALRLDRLSALFWPQATGAELDLANDINGWVFVFDDQFDGALGCRPDAVSRLVDDLVGITREPTPAVPTDVEAHPLLASFRDLWQRLDSGMPPVWRERTRANWVDYLRAYTREAQGKAEFAPRSLAALLSVRRHSIGVHTCLDLHERFSGYALPRAVHDGALLTAMRAAADDVVIFVNDIVSLDKELAAGDVYNSVILWRERGGCTLEGAVRHIAGLANSRYRYFEELAARLPAALAEGGASPELLRHAALYADGMRHVMRGNVTWSLETARYDERGVAAVSDGRQRPWADLAPLGELTAP
- a CDS encoding AAA family ATPase, with product MDSGGRKSRGLLERDSELDAVDSILDDLCGIGARAGAGLVATGGVIAFAGPAGVGKTVLLGELRRGALDRGCTVLSARGGEHEQGVAFHVVRQLVQPVLAAAAEEEQRAILGSWYDIVAPAVGLVVPSGGGAPDPQGVRDGIDWLVTRFAVQQAPVVIILDDAHWADAESLDWLTAFAPRTADLPLLLATGYRPDDLSADAVAFRRLTERQGSRPHVLAPLTPHAVGRLLRDRLGEDADDAFCRECWAVTGGNPFEVTELAAKVRDRDLKPLSANIAELRGLVSTAKENGLCERMERLGSEAVRLAMAIAVLGAEATPALAANIAALSAGRTAELIAGLRGARILARGGPGQDQVEFFHPTIATAVYRSIPPAMRVAMHGQAATVVIDAGRGALAASRHMLEMHPEGDTWVVGQLREAARDFLRAGAPDAARRCLERALREPPSLDDRAAVLFELGCSAALTEPATTVNHLRAALDEPILDPALREAVTVRLAQAYAHSGRMAEAERTVAEEARRAASTRTRLRMQVEQFTWNAFRADEEDSPARSRRLARLVDRLGGRGRAERYLLGLRAFDAVVRGEPSGTALRYAEEALGGGLSWTEDDWGFEVPVSVALTFMYCDEPGRAEELFSEGIAACERKGWRGSHLAFGLTLLGYIRYRRGRLAEAEELVREGLRIAARVGTSTPAQWAAVGTLVQTLLATGRVAEAQEMAAAHGYGRVVPEAVVYPDSQAVYGELLLAGNLHREARQQLTAAGRRLDRRGMRNPAWCPWQLHLSQALAHTEPDRALEVSHEAVRRARQFGTASAIGQALHSAATVARGPERIKLLAEAVSHLERSPSAYDLALALVDHGAALRRLGLPQEAGDRLYRGLEGALHCGADALVARARDELSAIGLRPMQLRVAESGTLTRQEQAAAERAAAGEPDVRIADELGMTEQDVARLLSNVYRKVGTNRSGLATLIEPGEDADRQAR
- a CDS encoding N-acetylmuramoyl-L-alanine amidase, which produces MRAAGAAAATALLLPLLAAAPSATAAPPRSDTLQRAFADAAERYHVPRSVLLGVSYLESRWDGHRGAPSVTGGYGPMHLTDAATALAEAPHHGHGTEDARGDSARAVRTADAERPAAPAPASLPARLRTLERAAELTGLAADALRRDEAANVRGGAALLAATQRRLGLPLSADPADWYAAVADYSGASDAGTAKVFADDVFTVIRDGERRVTEAGQRVVLDAAPSLTPRTRQLSALGLRRQARDGHVECPWTVACEWIPAPYQDLGDGDYGNHDKGSRPVSQKIDYIVIHDTEATWDTTLKLVQDPKYVSWHYSLRSADGHIAQHLATRDIGWHAGNWYVNAKSVGLEHEGFLAAPDAWYTEAMYRTSARLVRHLAGKYGIPLDRQHILGHDTVPGTLTPAIKGMHTDPGPYWDWAHYFRLLGAPFTRTAGPHGGLVTIRPDYDTHQPLYTGCVKPADACPPHGSGAVRLHTAPSDTAPLVQDIGLRPDGGPSTTGVNDTGARASTGQRYAVAERAGDWTAIWYLGQKAWFRNPAGQPTAVDAAGWVVTPKEGSAEVPVYGRAYPEKEAYPEGVPVQAVSPLPYKLLAGQRYALGLATRGEYLWATTFDPAGHKVVRGAETYYQIQFGHRVAFVKAGDVTVRHSAGW
- a CDS encoding aminoglycoside phosphotransferase family protein, whose protein sequence is MYAASSSVSAPSRPYRQPHPGGGPFLDPTHGGRARRAQALAPQPLGGRLDLSGPQGAQLRTAITAVHRICPEFNPVQVLRRSGRTVLLVGTTGRSTAVAKCLLDHSSAWAERFQGEIATYRTFVRHRPPVRVPRLIAADPDNCTLVIERMPGRVAAAQRHPVEPPPRADIRAAIAAICRINGWRPPAGRFDAPLDYGARLTRYHELGLLTDRDMGDLQKLMHGLAHAPGRQSRGQFCHGDALLNNILLSPAGPVLIDWDHAGWYLPGYDLATLWTALGDAPGARREISGLAQADGPAARDAFLVNLMLVLTREIRRYETAVQRTMTDPAPVTPGAAAAGEEHRLLLRRLHDDCALARRAVRAAVGTR